In Chlamydomonas reinhardtii strain CC-503 cw92 mt+ chromosome 3, whole genome shotgun sequence, the following proteins share a genomic window:
- a CDS encoding thymidylate kinase produces MRAFRAGRGLAWRSSPSSPGIAQQCGLSVSTQRCRAASNGTPALAGPRRGALIVFEGIDRCGKSTQCSLLLESLQKQGVPAELWRFPDRTTLIGGLINEYLQKKASLNDAAVHMLFVANRHEKRDEMLRLLAGGTTLVLDRYSYSGVAYTAAKGVPHLGPDFCRSVESGLPAADLVVYLDLDPELSAARGGFGGERYEKLEFQKKVRSQYGALADGRWLRLDASQPAELLQAQVAAAVQRVVEQAAAGEQLGQLWDYAPMPLPYAEPTA; encoded by the exons ATGCGGGCGTTTCGCGCCGGTCGCGGGTTAGCTTGGCgcagctccccctcctcgccgggGATAGCTCAGCAGTGTGGACTATCTGTCAGCACTCAGCGGTGCCGTGCAGCAAGCAACGgcacgccagcgctggcgggcccTCGGCGTGGGGCGCTTATCGTGTTCGAGGGCATCGACCGGTGCGGCAAGAGCACGCAGTGCAGCCTGTTGCTGGAGAGCCTTCAAAAGCAAGGG GTCCCGGCCGAGCTGTGGCGCTTTCCCGACCGGACCACGCTGATTGGCGGCCTCATAAACGAGTATCTGCAGAAGAAGGCCTCGCTCAATGACGCGGCCGTGCACATGCTCTTTGTGGCCAACCGCCACGAGAAAAG GGATGagatgctgcggctgcttgcggGCGGCACCACGCTGGTGCTTGACCgctacagctacagcggcGTGGCCTACACAGCAGCCAAAGGAGTGCCGCACCTTGGGCCGGACTTCTGCCGCTCTGTGGAG AgtgggctgccggcagcagacCTGGTGGTGTatctggatctggatccggagctgtcggcggcgcgcggtggcTTTGGCGGCGAGCGCTACGAGAAGCTGGAGTTCCAAAAGAAG gtgcggtcGCAGTACGGCGCACTCGCGGatgggcgctggctgcggttggACGCATCGCAGCCggcagagctgctgcaggcccaggtggcggcggcggtgcagcgggtggtggagcaggcggcggctggcgagcagctggggcagctgtGGGATTATGCtccgatgccgctgccgtacgcaGAGCCTACTGCGTAG